One Vallitalea pronyensis genomic region harbors:
- a CDS encoding glycerophosphodiester phosphodiesterase family protein: MKKIKKRWKFLIAFVIFVMLVWLNNTNLFSDKTGTHKWLAHRGLAQTFDISEVEWDTNTAAIIYEPEHHYLENTLESMIKAFEHGAHMVECDIQRTKDNQLAVFHDSDLAMRTNGSGMVKDKTMDALKQLDIGYGYTADGGETYPFRGKGVGLMPELTEVLEQFPDQALLIDLKDGDLETAKILWTYLKDKPPERLNQINVYGSHGSMLYLREQSNTLRVLSKKKLKQALLQYELIGWTGYVPKAIHNMELHIPLTYAKYLWGWPHKFVERMNAVNTTVVIVEGNGKWSEGFDSKESLEKIPKGFTGYIWTNRIDRVGPIGGNE; this comes from the coding sequence ATGAAGAAAATAAAAAAAAGATGGAAGTTTCTTATTGCCTTTGTCATTTTTGTGATGTTGGTATGGTTAAATAATACGAATCTCTTCTCAGATAAGACAGGGACACACAAGTGGTTAGCCCATAGAGGGCTGGCTCAGACCTTTGACATTTCAGAAGTTGAATGGGATACCAATACGGCTGCCATCATCTATGAACCCGAACATCACTATCTAGAGAATACTCTAGAATCCATGATAAAGGCCTTTGAACACGGTGCCCATATGGTTGAATGTGATATTCAGCGAACAAAAGATAACCAATTGGCTGTATTTCACGATAGCGATTTAGCCATGAGAACCAATGGTTCAGGTATGGTGAAGGATAAAACCATGGATGCATTAAAGCAATTGGATATTGGTTATGGGTACACAGCAGATGGTGGTGAAACCTACCCTTTTAGAGGAAAGGGTGTTGGTTTAATGCCCGAATTAACAGAAGTCTTGGAACAATTCCCAGATCAAGCATTATTGATTGATCTAAAAGACGGGGATTTGGAGACGGCTAAAATACTATGGACGTATCTTAAGGATAAGCCGCCTGAACGTTTAAATCAGATAAACGTGTATGGTAGTCATGGCAGTATGCTCTATTTGAGAGAGCAAAGCAATACCCTCAGGGTCTTATCCAAGAAAAAATTGAAACAGGCACTACTGCAATATGAGCTGATAGGGTGGACAGGTTATGTTCCGAAAGCCATACATAACATGGAACTTCACATACCTTTAACTTATGCAAAGTACTTATGGGGCTGGCCCCATAAATTTGTAGAGCGAATGAACGCTGTTAATACAACCGTTGTTATTGTGGAGGGTAATGGCAAATGGTCAGAAGGATTTGATTCCAAGGAATCGCTAGAAAAAATACCAAAAGGTTTTACTGGCTATATTTGGACAAATCGTATAGATAGAGTTGGTCCAATAGGAGGTAATGAATAA
- a CDS encoding glycoside hydrolase family 2 TIM barrel-domain containing protein has product MTQTDMLNNRKMIPLDQDWTFKKGMDIAGFDHRIDDGDWEVVHLPHDFSIFGPFLEDNPSGPRGGYAPAGIGWYRQHIHGEDFKGKRVMIVFDGIYMNSSIFLNGIRIGKHAYGYSSLVYDLTPYLDCEGDNLLAVKVDTSLQPGSRWYSGAGIYRHVRLIVTEQVHVAPWGTYITTPEVTKEMARVHVETSIVNASKSDSHMLLKTEIIDAAHQQVAEASTEITIPSGETGVVHQSLSIECPRLWSVETPYLYGAKTTIYLNGQPMDDYWTTFGVRTMVFSPQKGFLLNGKPLKIKGTCMHHDGGALGAACFDRTFEREIEILKAMGCNAIRTSHNPPAPALLDLCDRMGMLVMDEAFDEYRNGKCPRVFDGETESGTQVRRPIYAYAEYFDEDHETDLSSMVIRDRNHPSVFMWSIGNEIKEHQWEEGATITQELCQIVKRYDKTRPTVAGIVHFEAADRLGIPDLLDVAGYNYKEYMYESQHIQYPNRVILGSETRSASPFERRGSYEDFIESGLLDKTYEDVMQAKGDVTSLIAIDRYLHAEYSWKVTKALDFVCGLFIWTGFDYIGEPTPYAWPSKSSYFGVIDTCGIPKDAYYMYQSQWTDEPMLHLFPHWNWQGKEGDLIPVWCYTNCERVTLYLNGKSLGEKVVDESDLLHVAWQVAYEPGELKAVAKNNDQVVVEKSICTARAGKRIVLEADRNAIQAGMQDIVYVIAQVVDEDGHLVPHMDDTLTFHVEGAGQLIGVDNGSPTNTYPYKGNCVKTVGGKCLGIIQSARCAGEVKLTVEGEGLQEEKISIQVV; this is encoded by the coding sequence ACATGATTTTAGTATTTTTGGCCCTTTTTTAGAAGATAATCCAAGCGGACCCAGAGGGGGCTATGCACCCGCAGGCATTGGGTGGTACCGTCAACATATACATGGTGAAGATTTCAAAGGCAAGCGTGTGATGATTGTTTTTGATGGTATCTATATGAACAGCTCTATCTTCTTAAATGGCATACGGATAGGAAAGCATGCTTACGGGTATTCTTCACTGGTATACGACCTGACACCTTATTTAGATTGTGAAGGGGATAACTTACTGGCCGTCAAAGTGGATACATCCTTACAACCTGGGTCCAGATGGTATTCTGGAGCAGGTATATATCGTCATGTACGACTAATCGTGACAGAACAGGTTCATGTAGCACCATGGGGCACGTATATCACAACACCTGAAGTCACCAAGGAAATGGCCAGGGTTCATGTGGAAACCTCCATTGTCAATGCCAGTAAAAGTGACAGCCATATGTTATTAAAAACGGAGATTATAGATGCTGCACATCAACAAGTAGCAGAAGCAAGTACAGAAATAACCATTCCATCAGGAGAAACGGGTGTTGTTCATCAGTCCCTTAGTATAGAATGCCCTAGGTTGTGGTCGGTAGAAACACCTTATCTCTATGGAGCAAAAACAACCATTTATTTGAATGGACAGCCCATGGATGATTATTGGACCACATTTGGTGTGCGCACAATGGTGTTTTCTCCCCAAAAAGGTTTTTTACTCAATGGGAAACCCCTAAAAATTAAAGGAACCTGTATGCATCATGATGGTGGTGCACTTGGTGCAGCTTGCTTTGACCGAACATTTGAACGGGAGATTGAGATACTCAAGGCTATGGGATGTAACGCTATTCGTACAAGTCATAACCCGCCAGCTCCAGCGTTGTTAGATCTATGTGACCGTATGGGTATGCTGGTCATGGATGAAGCTTTTGACGAATATCGCAATGGTAAATGCCCTCGTGTATTTGATGGTGAGACAGAGTCTGGTACCCAAGTCAGACGTCCTATTTATGCTTACGCAGAATACTTTGATGAGGATCATGAGACGGATTTATCATCCATGGTCATACGTGACCGCAATCATCCTTCTGTTTTCATGTGGAGTATTGGTAACGAAATCAAAGAACATCAATGGGAAGAAGGGGCAACCATCACACAAGAACTGTGTCAGATTGTCAAACGCTATGACAAAACAAGACCTACCGTTGCAGGTATTGTACATTTTGAGGCAGCTGACAGGCTTGGTATTCCTGATTTATTAGATGTTGCAGGTTACAATTATAAGGAATACATGTACGAGTCACAACATATTCAGTATCCTAATCGGGTGATTCTTGGCAGCGAAACCAGATCAGCTTCTCCTTTTGAAAGAAGAGGGTCCTATGAGGATTTCATTGAGTCGGGTCTATTGGATAAAACCTATGAAGACGTGATGCAAGCTAAAGGCGATGTCACCTCACTTATAGCCATTGATCGGTATCTGCATGCGGAGTATTCATGGAAAGTAACCAAAGCGCTAGACTTTGTATGTGGGTTGTTTATATGGACAGGATTTGATTACATTGGTGAACCTACACCTTATGCATGGCCCTCTAAATCATCTTATTTTGGCGTTATTGATACATGTGGAATACCGAAAGATGCTTATTATATGTACCAGAGCCAATGGACAGATGAACCCATGCTGCACCTGTTTCCACACTGGAATTGGCAAGGAAAGGAAGGTGACCTCATCCCAGTCTGGTGTTATACCAATTGTGAACGTGTTACGTTATATCTGAATGGTAAGTCATTAGGCGAAAAAGTGGTTGATGAATCAGACCTTTTGCATGTTGCTTGGCAAGTCGCCTATGAGCCAGGAGAATTGAAAGCAGTAGCTAAGAACAATGACCAAGTTGTTGTAGAAAAAAGCATATGCACAGCAAGGGCAGGTAAGAGAATTGTGCTTGAAGCTGATCGGAATGCCATTCAGGCAGGTATGCAGGATATCGTCTATGTCATTGCACAGGTGGTTGATGAAGATGGTCACCTTGTACCCCATATGGATGATACATTAACATTTCATGTAGAAGGGGCAGGACAATTGATAGGCGTTGATAATGGAAGTCCTACAAATACATACCCTTACAAAGGCAATTGTGTAAAAACAGTAGGTGGGAAATGTCTAGGGATTATTCAATCCGCTCGTTGTGCTGGTGAAGTGAAATTAACCGTAGAAGGTGAGGGGCTGCAAGAAGAAAAGATAAGCATTCAAGTTGTATAA
- a CDS encoding alpha/beta hydrolase, whose translation MICTTIDLWEGLNYSGEMDDGFRPKMTTYIRGGNKRRGIVTIFPGGGYGFTSPREAEPVAVAFNDAGYHAVYVDYSVAPRRHPAPLLDAARALTIIKERAKEWHVDISRIFLCGFSAGGHLCASLSNLYTKKWVKEAHGIHLDELMIKGSILAYPVLVYGKHMHQGSFANLLGEDAKEEACMSMSMDKCVHPSTPPTFLWHTVEDKAVPVENSLIYATALRQYDVPFEMHVYQKGSHGLSLSNTEVAENKDGVLPHVASWMRLCIEWMDELT comes from the coding sequence ATGATATGTACAACAATTGATTTATGGGAAGGACTTAACTATTCTGGGGAAATGGATGATGGGTTTCGCCCCAAGATGACCACTTACATCCGAGGGGGAAACAAGAGACGGGGAATAGTTACCATCTTTCCTGGCGGCGGCTATGGTTTTACATCTCCAAGAGAAGCTGAGCCTGTGGCTGTAGCATTCAATGATGCCGGTTACCATGCAGTCTATGTGGATTACAGTGTAGCACCAAGAAGGCATCCTGCACCTTTGTTGGATGCTGCAAGGGCGTTGACCATTATAAAAGAAAGAGCTAAGGAATGGCATGTGGACATATCACGGATATTCCTCTGTGGTTTTTCCGCAGGCGGTCATCTATGTGCAAGTCTTTCCAACCTCTATACTAAAAAATGGGTAAAAGAAGCACATGGCATCCATTTGGATGAGCTGATGATCAAGGGTTCCATTCTGGCTTATCCCGTCCTTGTCTATGGCAAACATATGCATCAAGGTTCTTTTGCAAATTTATTGGGGGAAGATGCCAAGGAAGAAGCATGTATGAGCATGTCCATGGATAAGTGCGTACATCCGAGTACACCACCTACATTCCTCTGGCATACTGTAGAGGACAAGGCAGTTCCCGTAGAAAATTCTTTAATCTATGCAACAGCATTAAGACAATATGACGTACCTTTTGAAATGCATGTCTATCAAAAGGGTTCTCATGGATTATCCTTATCCAATACAGAGGTGGCGGAAAATAAGGACGGCGTACTACCCCATGTGGCCAGTTGGATGAGACTGTGTATTGAATGGATGGATGAACTGACATAA
- a CDS encoding alpha-L-fucosidase, translating to MSKVQAYLTLIDQVIEEGPYQDNWASLSKVKEPAWYKNAKFGIFIHWGVYAVPAFGSEWYIRNMYQPEHPVYAHHVKTYGSPKEFPYVNFIPMFKAENYEPKEWAKLFKDAGARFVMPVAEHHDGFQMYDSDLSTWNAVQMGPKRDVMGDLKKAVEDQDLVFTASSHRAENVWFCNGAMAFDSGLDSEGYIEPYGYRVKVDGTIANPTPKQDYGDSIPKAHLEDWLARTCELVDKYQPKVVWFDWWIQNIAFKPYLKKFAAYYYNRAVQWGIDVAINYKDDAYAKGTAIFDVERGQLAEINPRFWQTDTAIGKNSWGYTEGNVFKEPENIVCDMLDIVSKNGAMLLNVGPKADGTITDEETAILRAIGEWLKKNGEAFYDSTYWSVFGEGPTAIIEGQKMERQAKGYVKGDIRYTYKAPYVYAHVLKWPKDGKVTLKSFALGSKHFKGIIKDITLLAFDHHVNTIRNEDGLHLSIDDKYDTIYPVTVKIQID from the coding sequence ATGAGTAAAGTGCAAGCATACTTAACATTAATTGATCAAGTCATTGAAGAGGGACCCTATCAAGATAATTGGGCTTCATTATCTAAAGTGAAAGAGCCAGCATGGTATAAAAATGCTAAGTTTGGTATTTTCATTCATTGGGGTGTTTATGCTGTGCCAGCATTTGGCAGTGAATGGTATATAAGAAATATGTATCAACCTGAACATCCGGTATATGCTCATCATGTAAAAACCTATGGATCGCCAAAAGAATTTCCATATGTGAATTTTATACCCATGTTTAAGGCAGAAAACTATGAGCCTAAAGAATGGGCTAAGCTTTTTAAGGATGCTGGTGCACGATTTGTGATGCCGGTAGCAGAACATCATGATGGTTTTCAGATGTATGACAGTGACCTTTCAACATGGAACGCTGTACAGATGGGACCCAAAAGAGATGTGATGGGTGATTTAAAGAAAGCGGTTGAAGATCAAGACTTGGTATTTACTGCATCCAGTCATCGAGCAGAAAACGTTTGGTTTTGCAATGGTGCTATGGCATTCGACTCAGGACTAGACTCAGAAGGGTATATTGAACCTTATGGTTACCGTGTGAAGGTAGACGGTACCATAGCAAACCCGACACCTAAGCAAGATTATGGTGACAGCATTCCAAAAGCTCACTTGGAAGATTGGTTAGCAAGAACCTGTGAATTGGTAGATAAATATCAGCCTAAGGTGGTATGGTTTGATTGGTGGATTCAGAACATAGCCTTTAAACCGTATCTTAAAAAATTTGCTGCCTATTACTATAATCGTGCTGTCCAATGGGGGATAGATGTGGCCATTAACTACAAAGACGATGCCTACGCAAAAGGAACAGCCATTTTTGATGTGGAGCGAGGTCAGCTTGCAGAGATTAATCCAAGATTTTGGCAAACGGATACAGCCATTGGCAAGAACTCATGGGGGTATACTGAAGGCAATGTCTTTAAAGAACCTGAGAACATTGTCTGTGATATGCTGGATATTGTGAGTAAGAATGGCGCAATGCTTCTCAATGTAGGTCCCAAAGCAGATGGCACCATTACAGATGAAGAAACAGCCATATTACGGGCCATTGGTGAATGGCTCAAAAAAAATGGGGAAGCTTTCTATGATTCCACCTATTGGTCTGTTTTTGGTGAAGGTCCCACCGCAATTATTGAAGGTCAAAAAATGGAAAGGCAAGCAAAAGGTTATGTAAAAGGTGATATAAGGTATACTTATAAAGCACCCTATGTGTATGCCCATGTGTTAAAATGGCCGAAGGATGGAAAAGTAACCTTAAAGTCCTTTGCTTTAGGCAGTAAACACTTCAAAGGTATCATAAAAGATATAACCTTGTTAGCTTTTGACCATCATGTTAACACCATTAGAAATGAAGATGGGCTGCATCTCAGTATCGATGATAAATATGATACCATTTATCCAGTGACAGTGAAGATTCAAATCGATTAG
- a CDS encoding VPS10 domain-containing protein, giving the protein MKVPMKKCLATTLVVVIMSVLMIVSEHVVLASSTPDIPDYFKKLQSREVKSLQSIEWVQVGPGSQGGADSTIFHPTDADYVYISQNMKKNYYSTDGMRSFDTWKSNSSDDSRGYRYNLAQTYQIDFSRQDETFGLAVNILGLWKTTDKGASWERASLDVFPEPDTISLSAVCFDPTDDNIIYVGSGSFWKNIDPRTQKNPYKSIDGLKVTGTIWKSTDKGKTWQVSNSGMHPEAEIGQIFVHPNKPSKVYAATSRGFYFSNNGGESWTLRNNGLDNGILRDVAMHYNKTKNKIIFYAVELTMWEDDGQKGVLSSGGVYKSTNEGENWVSVNDKLSVDLNAIGDEEMLTGGYGFYKIMAKWFGITQTEAEERFDVPTAILPSFREVEINPTNPNMIYIVNCGRKENSFGPEGVWISEDGGANWFVSTRPGIGYTEDAYWRSQYSPEDVNLTTQNMEVGCEKYWSWLYALRYPMLAYQYLAISPDGKNLMVHAFKSRLLSRDNGRTWKQVDAIELEPDSDIWIGRGNSNVPGKHVLIQPKTNKPYFMAGETSFWTLSNKVHTIDTKSLPVKRLDRSNTLPCPAASAFHPHNKNILYAVGERLQHAGDFMKSTDAGATWEVLSHPIPMTVKHKVKSYTLKINKNKPDTMYFTVPKSVINDAGGGVNGSHMNDEDYGVYKTTDGGLNWVTMNKGLPEIANVNALAMDPERQNTLYAAVIGSQASIGGLFKSTNGGEQWSEVTLPAGIVSVNDVHIQDSGKIFISCGTADGEQENGGVWSSDDKGVTWTKIFHMPYVIETFVDPNNDDRAVVHVGKASKIDSLNPGIYLTKNGGKKWTKINTGIGNPDKVSDVKFDRVDKKVLWCSVISSGFYRLALP; this is encoded by the coding sequence ATGAAAGTACCGATGAAAAAGTGTCTAGCAACAACATTAGTGGTGGTTATCATGTCCGTGTTGATGATTGTATCCGAACACGTAGTACTTGCATCTTCAACCCCCGACATACCTGACTATTTTAAGAAACTTCAGTCAAGAGAAGTAAAATCCTTGCAAAGCATTGAGTGGGTTCAAGTGGGACCAGGCAGTCAAGGAGGAGCAGATTCAACCATTTTTCACCCCACAGATGCGGATTATGTGTACATTTCTCAGAACATGAAAAAGAATTATTATTCAACAGACGGCATGAGAAGTTTTGATACGTGGAAATCCAATAGCAGTGATGATAGTCGAGGTTATCGCTATAACCTTGCCCAAACCTATCAAATAGACTTCTCTAGACAGGATGAAACCTTTGGATTGGCAGTCAATATCCTGGGTCTATGGAAAACCACCGATAAAGGTGCCAGTTGGGAACGTGCATCACTGGATGTTTTCCCAGAACCAGATACCATTTCATTATCAGCTGTTTGCTTCGATCCAACAGATGATAACATTATCTATGTAGGTTCAGGGTCGTTCTGGAAAAACATTGATCCAAGAACCCAGAAAAATCCATACAAATCCATAGATGGTTTAAAAGTAACAGGAACAATATGGAAATCCACTGATAAAGGAAAGACATGGCAGGTTAGCAATAGTGGTATGCATCCAGAGGCGGAGATTGGACAGATTTTTGTACATCCTAACAAGCCATCCAAAGTATATGCAGCAACCAGTCGAGGATTTTATTTTAGCAATAACGGTGGTGAAAGCTGGACATTAAGAAACAATGGATTGGATAATGGTATTCTACGAGATGTTGCTATGCATTACAACAAAACAAAGAATAAAATTATTTTCTATGCTGTTGAGTTAACCATGTGGGAAGATGATGGTCAAAAAGGCGTTCTTTCCTCAGGAGGTGTGTATAAAAGCACCAATGAAGGTGAAAATTGGGTATCTGTCAATGACAAGTTAAGTGTAGACCTTAACGCTATTGGTGATGAAGAGATGCTTACAGGTGGCTACGGCTTCTATAAAATCATGGCTAAATGGTTTGGTATAACCCAAACAGAAGCTGAAGAGCGTTTTGATGTACCAACAGCTATATTACCCAGCTTCAGAGAAGTGGAGATAAATCCTACGAACCCTAATATGATTTACATTGTTAATTGTGGGCGTAAAGAGAATTCCTTTGGTCCAGAAGGCGTATGGATATCGGAGGATGGCGGCGCTAACTGGTTTGTTTCAACAAGACCGGGTATTGGTTATACAGAAGATGCTTATTGGCGCTCTCAGTATTCGCCAGAAGATGTGAATTTGACCACACAGAATATGGAGGTTGGTTGTGAGAAGTATTGGTCATGGTTATATGCATTAAGGTACCCTATGCTAGCTTATCAATATCTGGCTATTAGCCCAGACGGTAAAAATCTTATGGTTCATGCTTTTAAGTCCCGTTTGCTATCAAGGGATAATGGACGTACATGGAAACAGGTGGACGCCATTGAATTGGAACCGGATAGTGACATATGGATTGGACGAGGTAACAGTAATGTACCAGGAAAACACGTACTTATCCAGCCAAAGACCAATAAGCCGTACTTTATGGCAGGAGAGACAAGTTTCTGGACCCTTTCCAATAAAGTACATACGATTGATACCAAGTCCCTTCCTGTTAAACGGTTAGATCGAAGTAATACGTTGCCATGCCCTGCAGCAAGTGCTTTTCATCCTCATAATAAGAATATTCTCTATGCGGTCGGTGAACGTTTACAGCATGCAGGGGATTTCATGAAATCAACAGATGCTGGTGCAACATGGGAAGTATTATCCCATCCTATTCCTATGACCGTTAAGCATAAAGTTAAATCTTATACATTAAAAATCAATAAAAATAAACCAGATACCATGTATTTTACAGTACCAAAATCCGTTATCAATGATGCAGGGGGTGGTGTCAACGGTTCCCATATGAACGATGAAGATTATGGGGTGTATAAAACAACAGATGGTGGACTTAACTGGGTAACAATGAATAAAGGACTTCCAGAGATTGCCAATGTAAATGCTCTTGCAATGGATCCTGAAAGACAAAATACACTGTATGCAGCGGTTATTGGAAGTCAAGCTTCTATTGGAGGGTTGTTCAAGTCAACTAACGGAGGTGAACAGTGGTCAGAAGTAACCCTTCCAGCAGGCATTGTTTCTGTGAATGATGTGCACATACAAGACAGTGGAAAAATATTTATATCTTGTGGGACGGCCGATGGCGAACAAGAAAATGGTGGTGTTTGGTCCAGTGATGATAAGGGTGTCACTTGGACGAAGATCTTCCATATGCCCTATGTTATCGAAACCTTTGTTGATCCAAATAACGATGACAGAGCCGTTGTCCATGTTGGAAAAGCAAGTAAGATAGACAGTCTGAATCCAGGCATCTATTTAACAAAGAATGGTGGAAAAAAATGGACTAAAATCAATACAGGCATTGGTAATCCAGATAAAGTATCGGATGTTAAATTTGATCGGGTTGATAAAAAAGTCCTTTGGTGCTCGGTTATATCCAGTGGTTTTTATCGGTTGGCGTTACCATAA
- a CDS encoding type 2 periplasmic-binding domain-containing protein, whose protein sequence is MKKIGLWVMVSVLLISVLMTGCSNGDKQKDKIQSNNQDASVNVESDKLPDKVTFPLEKPITLTAFVCTRPNVDNYKDNVFTKILEEKTNINLEFVVAVENKAQEKLNLLLATDNYPDIILGPQLNTAQQALNGSLGALLPLNDMIEEYGDHTKKVFEDFPIALDVITMTDGNIYNLPKISDCYHCKSTQKLWIYKPWLDKLGLKMPETTEDFYKVLKAFATQDPNENGKQDEIPMAGSVKGWESQVEAFLMNSFVYNATVSRGGTKRLFVDEGVVTASYATEGWKEGMKYLQMLRQEGLLAKESFTQAKDGLKKMGENPEEVILGVFPGGSPVTALDLSGNRWKDYVAISPLKGPDGTRYAHYDPYRAVAPGFSITDKCAYPEVAFALADLLYDEVYSLSNTLGPKGITWDYIDDDTKKGINGEKAIWEEIIPFAKQDPNTAWNNIGNSYRPSLLRLGRYTDASDNIEAKLYQETKNKQVPYFPSEDMILPMLVFEKEDTSELLKYTTSINEYVEEKIAEFVVSDVDIDAQWDKYLQELQKMGLHEMLSIYQKTYDKHMKR, encoded by the coding sequence ATGAAAAAAATAGGATTATGGGTGATGGTTAGCGTATTATTAATCAGTGTCTTGATGACAGGGTGTTCAAATGGTGATAAGCAGAAGGACAAAATCCAATCCAATAATCAGGATGCAAGTGTTAACGTAGAAAGCGATAAGTTGCCAGATAAAGTGACCTTTCCACTTGAAAAGCCAATTACGTTAACTGCTTTTGTTTGTACAAGACCCAATGTGGATAATTATAAGGATAATGTTTTTACAAAAATACTGGAAGAAAAAACCAATATTAACCTGGAATTTGTGGTTGCTGTAGAAAATAAAGCCCAAGAAAAGTTAAACCTCTTACTGGCAACGGATAATTATCCAGATATAATTCTAGGACCCCAGTTAAACACAGCTCAACAAGCACTTAATGGGTCTCTGGGGGCATTATTGCCACTCAATGATATGATAGAAGAATATGGTGATCATACCAAAAAGGTGTTTGAAGACTTTCCTATTGCTTTAGACGTGATTACCATGACCGATGGCAATATCTATAACCTTCCAAAAATCAGCGACTGTTATCATTGTAAATCCACACAAAAATTATGGATTTATAAACCATGGCTGGATAAGTTAGGTCTAAAGATGCCAGAAACAACAGAAGATTTTTATAAGGTGTTAAAAGCCTTTGCAACTCAAGATCCTAATGAGAATGGTAAACAGGATGAAATACCAATGGCAGGGTCTGTAAAAGGATGGGAATCACAAGTCGAAGCTTTTTTGATGAATAGTTTTGTCTACAATGCAACGGTTTCAAGAGGTGGTACAAAACGCTTATTTGTTGATGAAGGGGTTGTCACAGCCTCCTATGCCACAGAGGGCTGGAAAGAAGGTATGAAATACCTTCAAATGCTGCGTCAAGAAGGTCTATTGGCTAAGGAAAGTTTCACTCAGGCAAAAGACGGCTTGAAAAAAATGGGAGAAAATCCTGAAGAAGTTATTTTGGGTGTTTTTCCAGGTGGTTCTCCAGTAACAGCATTGGACTTAAGTGGCAATAGGTGGAAAGATTATGTGGCCATTTCACCTCTTAAAGGACCTGATGGAACAAGGTATGCCCATTATGATCCCTATCGAGCAGTGGCTCCAGGTTTTAGTATTACTGACAAATGTGCCTATCCTGAAGTTGCGTTTGCATTGGCTGATTTGTTATATGATGAGGTGTATAGTTTGAGTAACACATTAGGACCAAAAGGTATCACTTGGGATTATATTGATGATGATACTAAAAAAGGGATTAATGGTGAAAAAGCCATATGGGAAGAAATCATACCTTTTGCCAAACAAGACCCTAATACCGCTTGGAACAATATTGGCAATAGTTATAGACCATCATTGCTACGATTAGGTCGATATACAGATGCCTCCGATAATATTGAAGCGAAACTCTACCAAGAAACAAAAAATAAGCAGGTACCTTATTTCCCAAGTGAAGACATGATTCTGCCTATGCTTGTTTTTGAAAAAGAAGACACATCGGAGTTATTAAAATATACCACGTCCATTAATGAATATGTGGAAGAAAAAATTGCTGAATTTGTGGTATCGGATGTGGATATTGATGCTCAGTGGGATAAATACCTCCAAGAGCTTCAAAAAATGGGACTTCATGAGATGTTATCCATTTATCAAAAGACATATGATAAACATATGAAACGTTAA